In the genome of Sporichthyaceae bacterium, one region contains:
- a CDS encoding cupin domain-containing protein, with product MDDAEKSELEALYEDFDAAHLTPLWTQRAGLMPQEPTPDAVPMLWRWSTLYPLAERSGRLVPVGRGGERRAIALANPGLPGTAYATPTLWCAIQYLGPREQAPAHRHTQTAFRFVVEGEGVWTNVDGDPVAMRRGDLLLTPGMHFHEHHNTSDSPMAWIDGLDIPLVRYLDAGFFEFGPDQLATTATPAVSRNERLWGHPGLAPLGDSPTASPLLAYRWAHTDAALQAQLDLESEGAPGVAGPGHAAVRFVNPATGGDCLSTMRCEMHRLRPGARTECRVAGSAVWQVFAGSGSVGIGSAGYEVGTGDLFAVPSWAPLCIETEHGLDAFRFSDDPVFEALGLARKETT from the coding sequence ATGGACGACGCCGAGAAGAGCGAACTCGAGGCGCTCTACGAGGACTTCGACGCGGCGCACCTCACCCCGTTGTGGACCCAGCGCGCCGGCTTGATGCCGCAGGAGCCCACCCCGGACGCGGTGCCCATGCTGTGGCGCTGGTCCACGTTGTATCCGCTGGCCGAACGCTCCGGCCGGTTGGTGCCGGTCGGCCGCGGCGGGGAACGGCGGGCCATCGCCCTGGCCAACCCCGGCCTGCCGGGCACCGCCTACGCCACCCCCACGCTGTGGTGCGCGATCCAGTACCTCGGCCCGCGCGAGCAGGCACCCGCCCACCGGCACACCCAGACCGCCTTCCGCTTCGTGGTGGAGGGCGAGGGGGTGTGGACCAACGTGGACGGCGACCCGGTGGCCATGCGCCGCGGGGATCTGCTGCTCACGCCGGGCATGCACTTCCACGAGCATCACAACACCTCCGATTCCCCGATGGCCTGGATCGATGGCCTGGACATTCCGTTGGTGCGCTACCTGGACGCCGGCTTCTTCGAGTTCGGCCCGGATCAGTTGGCCACCACGGCGACGCCGGCGGTCTCCCGCAATGAGCGACTGTGGGGACATCCCGGCCTGGCCCCGCTGGGAGATTCCCCGACGGCCTCGCCGCTGCTGGCCTACCGGTGGGCACACACCGACGCGGCGCTGCAGGCCCAGTTGGACCTGGAGTCCGAGGGCGCGCCGGGCGTGGCCGGCCCCGGGCATGCCGCAGTGCGGTTCGTGAACCCGGCCACCGGCGGGGACTGCCTGTCCACCATGCGCTGTGAGATGCACCGGCTGCGCCCCGGCGCGCGCACCGAATGTCGGGTCGCGGGCTCCGCGGTGTGGCAGGTCTTCGCGGGTAGCGGCAGCGTCGGCATCGGTTCCGCCGGCTACGAGGTCGGCACCGGTGATCTGTTCGCGGTCCCGTCCTGGGCGCCGCTGTGCATCGAGACCGAGCACGGACTCGATGCGTTCCGCTTCTCCGACGATCCGGTGTTCGAGGCACTGGGCCTGGCCCGCAAGGAGACCACGTGA
- a CDS encoding fumarylacetoacetate hydrolase family protein, producing MKLATIRSAGDTRAVRVEDGEAIETGHVDLGALLAQPDWRRIAAAADGPRHALDTLDYAPLVPRPEKIVCVGLNYRTHIQEMGRELPDYPTLFAKYARALIGAYDPVVLPAGSDQVDWEAELGVVIGAEVRHATAEQARAAIAGYTVVNDVTARDVQFRTVQWLSGKTFERSTPVGPWLVVDAEPGEISCVVDGDVMQKADTADLHFDPAALVQYISAIITLVPGDLIATGTPGGVGHARNPARYLVAGSELITRVDGVGECRNVCVPEA from the coding sequence GTGAAGCTCGCGACCATCCGCAGCGCCGGCGACACCCGGGCGGTGCGCGTCGAGGACGGCGAGGCCATCGAAACCGGGCACGTCGACCTGGGGGCGTTGTTGGCGCAGCCGGATTGGCGTCGCATTGCCGCGGCGGCCGACGGACCGCGCCACGCGTTGGACACGCTGGACTACGCGCCGCTGGTGCCCCGGCCCGAAAAGATCGTCTGCGTCGGGCTGAACTACCGCACCCACATCCAGGAGATGGGTCGCGAACTCCCCGACTACCCCACGCTCTTCGCGAAGTACGCCCGCGCCCTGATCGGCGCCTATGACCCGGTGGTGCTGCCGGCCGGCTCCGACCAGGTGGACTGGGAAGCGGAACTGGGGGTGGTGATCGGCGCGGAGGTGCGCCACGCCACGGCGGAGCAGGCGCGGGCCGCGATCGCCGGGTACACCGTGGTCAATGACGTGACCGCGCGGGACGTGCAGTTCCGCACCGTGCAGTGGCTGTCCGGCAAGACCTTCGAGCGCAGCACACCGGTGGGTCCCTGGCTGGTGGTGGATGCCGAACCCGGTGAGATCTCCTGCGTGGTCGACGGCGATGTGATGCAGAAGGCCGACACCGCCGACCTGCATTTCGATCCGGCCGCGCTGGTGCAATACATCTCCGCGATTATCACGCTGGTCCCCGGTGACCTCATCGCCACCGGCACTCCCGGCGGCGTCGGCCATGCGCGCAATCCGGCGCGGTATCTGGTCGCGGGCAGCGAACTGATCACCCGCGTCGACGGTGTGGGCGAGTGCCGCAACGTCTGCGTGCCGGAGGCCTGA
- a CDS encoding FAD-dependent monooxygenase: MRVAIVGGGPGGLFLATLLRRADPAISVDVFERNRAEDTFGFGVVFSDRTLAGIHDADPVLRQALEEHGRHWDVIEVRLKGERIRCGGNGMASVVRHTLLALMQQRAAQVGARLRFSTEVGLADLRDYDLVVAADGTGSTIRRELAADLGETVATASAKFIWFGTDYIFDGLTFVHERGPDGVFAVHGYPISADRSTFIVETDEASWRAAGLDRFDVTQPPGPSDLESKRYLEALFAEQIDGGSLLVNNSRWGNFRTRRTARWHTVDPMPVALLGDAVHTAHFSVGSGTKMAMEDAVALAAALTQHQRDLPTALADYEAAAQPSVRAIQDSARPSLSWWEHFGRYHDFFEPWQFGYHFLSRSISDARLARRAPEFVAAAHAAWRSRHGAEVLATPFDSHGVRLAGRAVAVSLHDDIPVAAAGLALRDARPAAGAPWAARLAAPQDEADLPAALSAVAALADGDPAFVAVHGGNSLTRLLVCEQARMQHKLPALLVEPGMDRDAAVTTLLSGRADLVALDVAGSI; this comes from the coding sequence GTGCGCGTCGCGATCGTGGGCGGCGGGCCGGGTGGGTTGTTCCTGGCCACCCTGTTGCGCCGGGCCGATCCCGCCATCTCCGTCGACGTGTTCGAGCGCAATCGGGCGGAGGACACGTTCGGTTTCGGGGTGGTGTTCTCCGATCGCACCCTGGCCGGTATTCACGACGCGGACCCGGTGCTGCGCCAGGCCCTGGAGGAGCACGGCCGGCACTGGGACGTCATCGAGGTGCGGCTCAAGGGGGAGCGGATCCGGTGCGGCGGCAACGGCATGGCCTCCGTGGTGCGGCACACCCTGCTCGCCCTCATGCAGCAGCGCGCCGCGCAGGTCGGCGCCCGATTGCGCTTCTCCACCGAGGTGGGACTGGCCGACCTGCGTGACTACGACCTGGTGGTGGCCGCGGACGGCACCGGTTCCACGATCCGTCGGGAACTCGCCGCGGACCTCGGCGAGACGGTGGCGACGGCGAGCGCCAAGTTCATCTGGTTCGGCACTGACTACATATTCGACGGCTTGACCTTCGTGCACGAACGCGGCCCGGACGGGGTGTTCGCGGTGCACGGCTACCCGATCAGCGCGGACCGGTCCACGTTCATCGTGGAGACCGACGAGGCGTCCTGGCGCGCGGCCGGCCTGGACCGCTTCGACGTGACCCAACCGCCGGGGCCGAGCGACCTGGAGTCCAAGCGCTACCTCGAGGCGTTGTTCGCCGAGCAGATCGACGGCGGCTCGCTGCTGGTCAACAACTCCCGCTGGGGCAACTTCCGCACTCGGCGCACGGCCCGCTGGCACACCGTCGATCCGATGCCGGTCGCGTTGCTCGGCGACGCCGTGCACACCGCGCATTTCTCCGTCGGATCGGGCACCAAGATGGCCATGGAGGACGCGGTGGCCCTGGCCGCCGCCCTGACGCAGCATCAGCGAGACCTGCCCACCGCCCTGGCCGACTATGAGGCTGCGGCCCAACCCTCGGTGCGGGCCATCCAGGACTCGGCCCGGCCGAGTCTGTCGTGGTGGGAGCACTTCGGTCGCTACCACGACTTCTTCGAACCCTGGCAGTTCGGCTACCACTTCCTGTCCCGCAGCATCAGCGACGCCCGGTTGGCGCGCCGGGCGCCGGAGTTCGTCGCGGCCGCACATGCCGCGTGGCGGTCCCGGCACGGGGCCGAGGTGCTGGCGACACCGTTCGATTCCCACGGTGTGCGACTGGCGGGCCGTGCGGTTGCGGTGTCGCTGCATGACGACATCCCGGTGGCGGCGGCAGGGCTGGCGCTGCGCGATGCGCGCCCGGCGGCCGGCGCACCCTGGGCAGCCCGGCTGGCGGCACCGCAGGATGAGGCGGACCTACCCGCGGCGCTGTCCGCGGTCGCCGCGTTGGCGGATGGCGATCCGGCGTTCGTCGCGGTGCACGGCGGCAACAGTTTGACCCGGCTGTTGGTGTGCGAACAGGCGCGGATGCAGCACAAGCTGCCGGCACTGCTGGTGGAACCGGGCATGGACCGCGACGCCGCCGTCACCACACTGCTGTCCGGGCGCGCTGACCTGGTCGCCCTCGACGTTGCCGGTTCAATCTGA
- a CDS encoding acetate--CoA ligase family protein has product MTRQNRLAALFRPRGVAVVGASADPTKLGSAMLRALAGFPGHVAAVNPRVDGMHASLGAAAAAGPVDLAMLCVPAKACPQVFAEAAAAGVRAVVICGGGFAEAGEEGAALQAQLAGLAVDTGTRLLGPNTSGFLVPATGLTASFVPAAADVPAGRVAVVAASGGVNHAVSFLLAEAGHGVSLAVGLGNSADVDAADVLEYLADDPTTAAVALHLESVSDGPRLLDAVRRLTVTTPVVALVVGRHDVAAFAASHTGALATSWRTTRSALAAAGAVLVDDERQLVDAVGALSGVRLAANPMPGVAVVTAQAGPGLLLLDGLRGRRITIPELTESTREVLGALLPALTFQRNPVDTGRPGPGFGAVLAAVGADPGVDLIAGYALDEPDAFDLRAAVARRDPTVPLVFGVGGPGPVVRETRRALHEAGVAVTDGPAGVAIATAALVADARARHRAAAPTEPVTPPLPTVPRGPIDEHRAKEFLATLGIAGPRRRVCDSRVAAEQALADLGGPVAVKILDAAVLHKTDVGGVHLGVSTPAELAVALDALEGIGARRVLVEAMAAPGLDLIVGAHRDPVFGPMVMLGLGGTAAEALGDVVVHPAPLSVTRAAALPEELAAAVLLGGWRGGPPLDTDALGRILAVLGDLLAQPHLLEIEINPLRLHPDGLLALDAVIRTREVPDGHADR; this is encoded by the coding sequence ATGACTCGTCAGAATCGCCTGGCGGCGCTGTTTCGACCGCGCGGGGTGGCCGTGGTCGGTGCCTCCGCCGACCCGACCAAACTCGGTTCGGCGATGCTGCGTGCCCTCGCCGGATTTCCCGGCCACGTGGCGGCGGTGAACCCGCGGGTCGACGGCATGCACGCCTCGCTCGGTGCGGCGGCGGCCGCCGGGCCGGTCGACCTGGCCATGCTCTGCGTGCCGGCCAAGGCATGCCCCCAGGTTTTCGCCGAGGCCGCCGCCGCCGGCGTGCGCGCGGTGGTGATCTGCGGCGGTGGATTCGCCGAGGCGGGGGAGGAGGGCGCGGCCCTGCAGGCCCAGCTGGCCGGGCTGGCCGTGGACACCGGGACCCGGCTGCTCGGCCCGAACACCTCCGGCTTCCTGGTCCCGGCCACCGGGCTCACCGCGAGCTTCGTGCCCGCCGCGGCCGACGTACCCGCCGGGCGCGTGGCGGTGGTCGCGGCCAGTGGCGGGGTCAACCACGCCGTTTCCTTCCTGCTCGCCGAGGCCGGACACGGGGTCAGCCTGGCCGTCGGGTTGGGTAACTCCGCGGACGTCGATGCCGCGGACGTGCTGGAGTACCTGGCCGATGACCCGACCACCGCCGCGGTGGCCCTGCACCTGGAATCGGTGTCGGACGGGCCGCGACTACTCGATGCGGTGCGCCGGCTCACCGTCACCACCCCGGTGGTCGCGTTGGTGGTGGGCCGCCACGACGTGGCCGCTTTCGCCGCCTCGCACACCGGTGCGCTGGCCACGTCCTGGCGCACCACCCGTTCCGCGTTGGCCGCCGCCGGTGCCGTGCTGGTCGACGACGAGCGCCAACTCGTCGACGCGGTCGGGGCGCTGTCCGGCGTGCGACTGGCGGCCAACCCCATGCCGGGCGTTGCGGTGGTCACCGCGCAAGCGGGCCCCGGGCTGCTGCTGCTGGACGGTCTGAGGGGACGTCGGATCACAATCCCGGAGCTGACCGAATCAACCCGGGAGGTGCTCGGCGCGCTGCTGCCGGCACTGACCTTCCAGCGCAACCCGGTGGACACCGGCCGGCCGGGGCCCGGCTTCGGTGCGGTGCTCGCGGCGGTGGGTGCCGACCCCGGCGTCGACCTGATCGCCGGGTACGCCCTCGACGAACCGGACGCGTTCGACCTGCGCGCGGCGGTCGCCCGCCGCGATCCGACCGTCCCGTTGGTGTTCGGCGTGGGTGGCCCGGGCCCGGTGGTGCGGGAAACCCGTCGGGCCCTGCACGAGGCCGGGGTGGCGGTGACCGACGGCCCGGCCGGGGTGGCCATCGCGACCGCCGCCCTGGTCGCGGATGCCCGCGCCCGGCATCGCGCGGCGGCGCCGACCGAACCGGTGACCCCGCCCTTGCCGACGGTGCCGCGCGGCCCGATCGACGAGCACCGGGCCAAGGAATTCCTTGCCACGCTGGGCATTGCCGGCCCGCGCCGACGGGTGTGCGACAGCCGGGTTGCCGCCGAACAGGCGCTTGCGGACCTGGGCGGGCCGGTTGCGGTGAAGATCCTGGATGCCGCCGTGCTGCACAAGACCGACGTCGGCGGGGTGCACCTCGGGGTGTCCACCCCGGCCGAACTCGCCGTGGCGCTGGACGCGCTGGAGGGCATCGGCGCGCGCCGCGTCCTGGTCGAGGCGATGGCCGCACCCGGCCTCGACCTGATCGTCGGCGCGCACCGGGATCCGGTGTTCGGGCCGATGGTGATGCTCGGCCTGGGTGGCACCGCGGCGGAGGCGCTGGGCGACGTGGTGGTGCACCCCGCGCCGTTGAGCGTGACACGAGCCGCCGCACTGCCCGAGGAATTGGCCGCCGCGGTGTTGCTGGGCGGATGGCGGGGCGGCCCCCCGCTGGACACCGACGCGCTCGGCCGGATCCTGGCCGTGCTGGGCGACCTGCTCGCGCAACCGCACCTGCTGGAGATCGAGATCAACCCGCTTCGCCTGCACCCCGACGGACTCCTCGCCCTGGACGCCGTCATCCGCACCCGGGAGGTCCCCGATGGCCACGCCGATCGCTGA
- a CDS encoding AMP-binding protein: MATPIAEHVVPWPPEVAEQWVAAGYWLGRPLSTLLAEAADRAPDAVALIDGQLSLTHRQVQERAEATAARLRGLGMERGDRVVVQLANTWEFVVFTLGCLRAGVVPVMALPAHRHAELSYLAAHAEAVGIAVPDMLAEFDHQALAHELADGAAGPWHVLVCGDRVGAKSVDLRALCAPGDERLPASDLPGPRDVAVFLLSGGTTGLPKLIVRTHDDYVFNARCSATMAGLDGQTRYLVCLPAGHNFPLACPGILGTLLVGGAVVMSSSPRPERAFELVAAHGVTHTAVVPAVAGRWLEHAAEHGAKALASLQVLQVGGARLADELARRVGPVLGAHLQQVFGMAEGLLCYTRLDDPLEEICSTQGRPMCPDDEVRLVDEHDCDVPDGQPGSLLTRGPYTPRGYYRAPEQNARAFTADGWYRSGDICRRTAAGNLVVEGRDKDMINRGGEKISAEEVEGFLHQLLTVSQVAVVAMPDHELGERVCAYLVLRAGIDVGLADLRAALDAHGVARFKWPERLVLVEKLPVTKVGKVDKKALRADIAQRQAEERS; this comes from the coding sequence ATGGCCACGCCGATCGCTGAGCACGTGGTGCCCTGGCCGCCCGAGGTGGCCGAGCAGTGGGTGGCGGCCGGGTACTGGCTGGGCCGCCCGCTGAGCACGCTGCTGGCCGAGGCGGCGGATCGCGCGCCCGACGCCGTCGCGTTGATCGACGGGCAGTTGTCCCTCACCCACCGGCAGGTGCAGGAACGGGCCGAGGCCACCGCGGCGCGGCTGCGCGGGCTGGGCATGGAGCGCGGCGACCGGGTCGTGGTGCAACTCGCGAACACGTGGGAGTTCGTGGTGTTCACCCTCGGCTGCCTGCGCGCCGGGGTGGTGCCGGTGATGGCGTTGCCCGCGCACCGCCACGCCGAACTCAGCTACCTGGCCGCACACGCCGAGGCGGTGGGCATCGCGGTGCCCGACATGCTGGCCGAGTTCGACCACCAGGCGCTGGCGCACGAACTCGCCGACGGCGCCGCCGGGCCTTGGCACGTGCTGGTCTGCGGGGACCGGGTGGGCGCCAAGAGCGTCGACCTGCGTGCCCTGTGCGCCCCCGGCGACGAGCGACTGCCCGCCTCGGACCTGCCGGGGCCGCGGGACGTTGCGGTGTTCCTGCTCTCCGGCGGCACCACCGGGTTGCCCAAGCTGATTGTCCGCACGCACGACGACTACGTATTCAACGCCCGGTGCAGCGCGACGATGGCCGGACTGGACGGGCAGACGCGCTACCTGGTCTGCCTGCCCGCCGGGCACAACTTCCCGTTGGCCTGCCCCGGCATCCTCGGCACGCTGCTGGTCGGCGGAGCGGTGGTGATGTCCTCCTCCCCGCGACCGGAGCGGGCCTTCGAACTGGTCGCCGCCCACGGGGTCACGCACACCGCGGTGGTGCCCGCGGTGGCCGGCCGCTGGCTGGAGCACGCCGCGGAACACGGCGCGAAAGCCCTGGCATCCTTGCAGGTGCTGCAGGTCGGCGGAGCCCGGCTGGCCGACGAATTGGCCCGCCGGGTCGGCCCGGTGCTCGGCGCGCACCTGCAACAGGTGTTCGGCATGGCCGAGGGGTTGCTCTGCTACACCCGCCTGGACGACCCGCTCGAGGAAATCTGCAGCACCCAGGGTCGGCCCATGTGCCCGGACGACGAGGTGCGCCTGGTCGACGAGCACGATTGCGACGTGCCCGACGGGCAGCCGGGTTCGCTGCTCACCCGCGGCCCGTACACCCCGCGCGGTTACTACCGGGCGCCGGAACAGAATGCCCGCGCGTTCACCGCCGACGGCTGGTACCGCAGCGGCGACATCTGTCGGCGCACGGCCGCGGGCAACCTGGTGGTGGAGGGCCGGGACAAGGACATGATCAACCGCGGCGGGGAGAAGATCTCCGCCGAGGAAGTGGAGGGCTTCCTCCACCAACTGCTCACCGTCAGCCAGGTGGCCGTGGTGGCCATGCCGGATCATGAGCTCGGGGAACGGGTCTGCGCCTACCTGGTGCTCCGGGCGGGCATCGACGTCGGGTTGGCGGACCTGCGCGCCGCGTTGGATGCCCACGGCGTCGCCCGGTTCAAGTGGCCGGAGCGCCTGGTGCTCGTCGAGAAGTTGCCGGTGACCAAGGTGGGAAAGGTGGACAAGAAGGCGCTGCGCGCGGACATCGCAC